One stretch of Pieris brassicae chromosome 8, ilPieBrab1.1, whole genome shotgun sequence DNA includes these proteins:
- the LOC123712763 gene encoding ejaculatory bulb-specific protein 3-like produces the protein MFISIITCLLLSPAIFGYDEKYNNVDVDKIISDDTLLLNYINCFLDKGPCDSDFAQDYRDMLPEVIATACGKCTDIQKKNVRKIITVIFEKKTVLAAELQAKYDPESKYQDKIAALMKDD, from the exons ATGTTTATTTCGATCATAACCTGCCTGTTGTTATCTCCGGCAATATTTGGTTATGATGAGAAATATAACAATGTGGATGTGGATAAAATAATCTCTGACGACACTCTGTTACTTAACTACATCAATTGTTTCCTTGATAAGGGTCCTTGTGACAGCGACTTTGCGCAGGATTATcgag ATATGCTACCGGAAGTGATCGCTACAGCTTGCGGTAAATGTACAGATATTCAAAAAAAGAACGTCCGAAAAATCATCACTGTAATATTCGAGAAAAAAACAGTATTAGCGGCCGAACTCCAGGCGAAATATGATCCTGAGAGTAAATATCAAGATAAAATTGCCGCGTTGATGAAGGACGACTAA